One Deinococcus psychrotolerans genomic window carries:
- a CDS encoding HAMP domain-containing sensor histidine kinase, translating into MKLGVRLALLIALIVTGALLAQGFFGFLTFRQTANAALRNDLSTYLAALAHDRKEGDTPTYLPNENGIRARLIRREKVIQEYGGPFPQTATQHGDDDKHSDEWLTQQLAVPDLGAGTLLQASIPLRSYHQGLAAYLATVTLSVVVMSLLGVAAALLVSRSMVRPISDLSRAAERVAQSGQLDERVDAPQGQVEIARLARSFNTMLQRLSAFRQRETEFVRHASHEFRTPLAALRAQVDANAQGWISDAELIATVDQQVERLAALTGALLLLSRENSAEHEIFDLGEISGALAQQHGAAYCGPAHLPFSGSQALISQVLINLLINVNKYAPRAAATVGLAAADQQIVLSVSDAGPGVPPDALPRLMEAFYRVPGTRESGSGLGLAIVQRVAEVHGGTVRLASNSPQGLTVQLHLPNIPANLEGSAKPPS; encoded by the coding sequence ATGAAGCTGGGCGTCCGACTGGCGCTGCTGATCGCCCTGATTGTCACGGGAGCGCTGTTGGCTCAGGGCTTTTTCGGTTTCCTGACCTTCCGCCAGACTGCCAATGCGGCCCTGCGCAACGACCTGAGTACCTACCTTGCCGCGCTGGCCCATGATCGCAAGGAAGGGGACACCCCGACCTACCTGCCCAACGAGAACGGTATCCGCGCCCGCTTGATCCGGCGTGAAAAGGTGATTCAGGAATACGGCGGTCCCTTTCCCCAGACCGCCACCCAGCACGGCGACGACGACAAGCACAGCGACGAGTGGTTGACCCAGCAACTCGCGGTGCCAGATCTGGGAGCAGGGACGCTCTTACAGGCCAGTATTCCGCTGCGGTCTTACCATCAGGGCTTGGCCGCTTATCTGGCCACCGTCACGCTGTCGGTGGTGGTGATGTCGCTGCTGGGTGTGGCGGCGGCGCTGCTGGTGAGCCGGAGCATGGTGCGGCCCATCAGTGATCTCTCGCGGGCCGCCGAACGGGTAGCGCAATCTGGGCAACTGGATGAACGGGTGGACGCGCCACAAGGTCAAGTCGAAATCGCCCGACTGGCCCGCAGCTTCAATACCATGCTCCAGCGGCTTTCAGCCTTTCGGCAGCGTGAAACAGAATTCGTGCGCCACGCCTCCCACGAGTTCCGCACGCCACTTGCGGCGCTGCGGGCGCAGGTGGACGCCAACGCCCAAGGCTGGATCAGTGACGCCGAACTGATCGCCACGGTCGACCAGCAAGTCGAGCGGCTCGCCGCCCTGACGGGAGCGCTGCTGCTGCTCTCCCGCGAGAACAGTGCCGAGCATGAAATCTTCGACCTGGGCGAGATCAGCGGTGCACTGGCCCAGCAACACGGCGCAGCGTACTGCGGCCCGGCCCACCTGCCATTTTCCGGAAGTCAGGCGTTGATCAGTCAGGTTCTGATCAATCTATTGATCAACGTCAATAAATACGCGCCCAGAGCGGCAGCCACCGTAGGCTTAGCTGCTGCCGATCAGCAGATCGTTTTGTCGGTCAGCGACGCGGGCCCCGGTGTGCCACCGGACGCGCTGCCCCGCTTGATGGAGGCGTTTTACCGTGTGCCCGGCACCCGTGAGAGCGGGAGTGGCCTGGGCCTGGCCATCGTGCAGCGCGTCGCGGAGGTTCACGGCGGTACGGTGCGACTGGCGTCCAATTCACCTCAAGGCTTAACGGTGCAGCTGCACTTGCCTAACATTCCGGCCAACCTCGAAGGTAGCGCAAAACCGCCGAGTTGA
- a CDS encoding response regulator transcription factor — protein sequence MLPEIRVLILLVEDEEAIALPLRRALAAQGYTVNYAADLTHARAAVLTLEPDLAVLDVQLPEDEAGGFVLAREMRAAGYRGSLLFLTARDSLDDRLEGLDLGGDDYLTKPFHLSELLSRVRALLRRVSEAKTDLLSYGPLSLDLVTHRVEWEGRTVMLSLREYDVLERLARAPGRVFSAEELMDVVWGERASDPGVVKVCVHHLRAKLSPEVIQTVQRGYQLGLANLERRP from the coding sequence GTGTTGCCGGAGATCAGGGTGCTGATCTTGCTGGTAGAAGATGAGGAGGCGATTGCCTTGCCGCTGCGGCGAGCACTGGCCGCGCAAGGTTACACGGTAAACTACGCCGCTGATCTGACCCACGCGCGGGCCGCTGTGCTGACCCTGGAACCCGATCTGGCGGTGCTGGATGTGCAGCTCCCCGAAGACGAGGCCGGCGGGTTTGTGCTGGCCCGTGAGATGCGGGCAGCGGGCTACCGGGGCAGTCTGCTGTTTCTGACGGCCCGCGACAGCCTGGATGATCGCCTGGAGGGGCTGGATCTCGGTGGCGACGATTACCTGACCAAGCCGTTTCATCTCTCCGAACTGCTTTCGCGGGTTCGGGCGCTGCTGCGGCGGGTCAGCGAGGCCAAGACCGATCTGCTGAGCTACGGCCCGTTGTCGCTCGATTTGGTGACGCACCGAGTCGAATGGGAGGGCCGCACCGTGATGCTCAGCTTGCGGGAATACGACGTGCTGGAACGTCTGGCCCGCGCACCCGGACGCGTCTTCTCGGCAGAGGAACTGATGGATGTGGTCTGGGGTGAGCGGGCCAGCGACCCCGGCGTGGTCAAAGTCTGTGTTCATCATCTGCGGGCCAAACTCAGTCCCGAGGTGATCCAGACGGTTCAGCGCGGCTATCAACTGGGCCTGGCGAATCTGGAGCGCCGACCATGA
- a CDS encoding ferric reductase-like transmembrane domain-containing protein, whose translation MKNWILRYWLLMLGLLPLPVLAFRAYQGGAFEIMNPAGTLSTLAFVGCMSCTPLYLLIRQAWLLKLKRPLGVLAFGYGALHLLAYAVDLGTIQDSVNETLHKPSYLWGLAALLVMLPLALTSNKAAMKLLKRNWKRLQQASYAVVGLLIAHLLLLPHIKVEYQLFALILLAGLLMRLPPMRRLLNQRPLTFKLLNRN comes from the coding sequence ATGAAGAACTGGATTTTACGTTACTGGCTGCTGATGCTGGGTCTGCTGCCCCTGCCAGTCCTGGCATTCCGGGCTTATCAGGGCGGCGCGTTTGAGATCATGAACCCGGCTGGAACCCTCTCCACGCTGGCGTTTGTGGGTTGTATGTCGTGTACGCCGCTGTATTTGCTGATTCGTCAGGCCTGGCTGCTCAAACTCAAACGCCCTCTGGGGGTACTGGCCTTCGGCTACGGCGCACTGCACTTGCTGGCCTACGCTGTGGATCTGGGCACCATCCAAGACAGTGTGAACGAAACTCTTCATAAGCCCTCGTACCTGTGGGGTCTGGCGGCCCTGCTGGTGATGCTGCCGCTGGCGCTGACCTCCAACAAAGCGGCGATGAAACTGCTCAAGCGCAACTGGAAGCGCCTTCAGCAAGCCTCGTATGCGGTGGTGGGCTTGCTGATCGCCCACTTGTTGCTGCTGCCGCACATCAAAGTCGAGTATCAACTCTTCGCACTGATTTTGCTGGCCGGGCTGCTGATGCGCCTCCCGCCGATGCGCCGCTTGCTAAACCAACGCCCGCTCACCTTCAAGTTGCTTAATCGCAACTGA
- a CDS encoding Rieske (2Fe-2S) protein: MFKSPQIDQMTEADLGRRDALRVIGCLLCAAAVPAVWSQAQAQSLSAPLNLLKPTETLAADEFKLMSVAGDPAILYASKTQIVGGVKRGQVWLTVYSRICSHRSTVVIDPPQNQVMTCPKHHQAYDLATGQPTGYVHRTSDPLAQYGLQVRPDQSVWITGLIRPQAG, from the coding sequence ATGTTCAAGTCTCCACAGATCGATCAGATGACAGAAGCTGACTTGGGCCGCCGCGACGCTCTGCGCGTGATCGGCTGCTTGCTGTGTGCTGCTGCCGTACCTGCCGTCTGGTCACAGGCTCAGGCCCAGTCGTTGAGTGCGCCTCTCAACCTTCTCAAGCCTACTGAGACGCTGGCCGCTGACGAGTTCAAGCTGATGTCAGTGGCGGGTGATCCGGCGATTCTGTATGCCAGCAAAACCCAAATCGTAGGCGGCGTGAAGCGGGGGCAGGTCTGGCTGACCGTCTATTCCCGTATCTGCTCACACCGCAGTACCGTGGTGATTGATCCGCCGCAGAATCAGGTCATGACCTGCCCCAAACATCATCAAGCATACGACCTCGCCACTGGGCAACCGACAGGCTATGTCCACCGTACTTCAGACCCGCTGGCTCAGTACGGTCTTCAGGTAAGACCTGATCAGTCGGTCTGGATCACTGGACTGATTCGTCCGCAAGCGGGGTGA
- a CDS encoding glycosyltransferase, whose translation MPLVPIVRELRSRGHAVRWYTGRKYAQAVEASGAAFEPFVHARDYDDAHFEGAFPGRNGRAGLRQIQFDMEHIFVGQIEGQLQDLRNVARSWPHDLVLADQTVAAALLHEELGGPPCALLGVLPLGIPSRETGPFGLGLAPDASALGQLRNGLLSWAAQRVIFGRISRELQAVCRRIGVRSRDFEFAVAPTLMLQPSVPAFEYPRSDLPPQLHFIGPLIPEPPARPLPTWWPDVLASQRPVVLVTQGTLATNPRQLIIPTLEALANEDVLVIAAGVRDAAALGPLPKNVRVADFVPFFQLLPHVSAYVTNGGYGGVQQALTCGVPCVVAGKSEDKAEVAARVAYAGVGLNLRTDRPSPQRLRGAVRTLLEDARFREQAQKLSAHLRSHDAPREAAQLLEALIVRGERTI comes from the coding sequence ATGCCCCTGGTTCCGATTGTCCGCGAATTACGCTCGCGTGGGCACGCCGTGCGCTGGTATACCGGGCGTAAATACGCTCAGGCAGTGGAGGCTAGCGGCGCTGCCTTTGAGCCTTTCGTCCATGCCCGCGATTATGACGACGCCCATTTCGAGGGCGCGTTTCCAGGCCGGAACGGGCGAGCGGGGCTGCGGCAGATTCAGTTTGATATGGAGCACATCTTCGTCGGGCAGATCGAAGGGCAACTTCAGGACCTGCGGAACGTGGCGCGGAGCTGGCCCCATGACCTCGTGCTGGCCGATCAGACCGTCGCGGCGGCGCTGCTGCACGAAGAACTCGGCGGCCCTCCCTGCGCTCTGCTGGGCGTCTTGCCGCTGGGCATTCCCAGCCGGGAGACCGGCCCCTTCGGCCTGGGTCTCGCTCCGGACGCCTCGGCGCTGGGCCAGCTCCGGAACGGCTTGCTGTCCTGGGCGGCGCAGCGTGTGATCTTTGGCCGCATCTCACGCGAACTGCAAGCGGTCTGCCGCCGCATCGGAGTGCGTTCACGGGATTTTGAGTTCGCGGTTGCGCCTACCCTGATGCTGCAACCCAGCGTACCCGCCTTCGAGTATCCCAGGAGCGACCTGCCCCCGCAACTGCATTTTATCGGCCCGCTGATCCCCGAACCGCCCGCCCGGCCCCTCCCCACCTGGTGGCCGGACGTGCTGGCCTCACAGCGTCCGGTGGTTCTGGTGACGCAGGGAACGCTCGCCACCAACCCCCGGCAGCTCATCATCCCGACGCTGGAAGCGCTGGCGAATGAAGACGTGCTGGTGATCGCAGCAGGTGTGCGGGACGCAGCTGCGCTTGGCCCACTGCCAAAAAACGTGCGGGTCGCGGATTTCGTCCCCTTCTTTCAGCTGCTCCCGCATGTCTCGGCGTACGTGACCAATGGCGGGTACGGAGGCGTGCAGCAGGCGCTGACGTGCGGCGTTCCCTGCGTGGTGGCGGGCAAAAGTGAGGATAAGGCCGAGGTAGCTGCCCGCGTCGCCTACGCTGGGGTGGGCCTTAACCTCAGAACTGACCGCCCCAGCCCGCAGCGGCTGCGCGGAGCGGTACGGACGCTGCTGGAAGACGCACGTTTCCGTGAGCAGGCCCAGAAGCTGAGCGCACACTTGCGTTCCCATGACGCCCCGCGCGAGGCGGCGCAGCTTCTGGAGGCGCTGATTGTGCGGGGAGAGAGAACAATCTGA
- a CDS encoding MIP/aquaporin family protein: protein MSESHLATLRRWLAEALGLAVFVTFSLSAAVLAQLGVLPALAADALVPGLVILALVYGLSDLSGAYFNPVVTLAFAVRGSFPWARVPGYLIAQFLGACGGVWLVAACVPLPKAHELVRPWGAFELETICTALLLLVILATAKRKAEVGSQAGLVIAGTLGLCLFTAGSISTIGVNPSRTLAAALFSGTVLAAWPHLLGPFAGGALATGLTYLLRGPLNPQEAETANGKAEEENRQKKGRSSSVKF from the coding sequence ATGTCAGAATCCCACCTGGCCACGCTGCGTCGCTGGTTGGCCGAAGCCTTGGGCCTCGCCGTCTTCGTGACCTTTAGTCTGAGTGCAGCGGTGCTGGCCCAGCTCGGCGTGCTGCCTGCCCTGGCTGCCGACGCGCTGGTGCCGGGCCTGGTGATCTTGGCGCTGGTCTACGGTCTGAGCGATCTGTCCGGGGCGTACTTCAATCCTGTTGTGACCTTAGCTTTCGCGGTGCGTGGCAGCTTTCCGTGGGCGCGGGTGCCGGGCTACTTAATAGCGCAGTTCCTGGGAGCCTGCGGCGGGGTGTGGCTGGTGGCGGCCTGCGTACCGCTGCCCAAAGCACATGAGCTGGTCAGACCCTGGGGCGCGTTCGAGCTAGAGACGATCTGCACCGCGCTGCTGTTGCTGGTGATTCTGGCCACCGCCAAGCGCAAGGCCGAGGTCGGCTCTCAGGCGGGGTTGGTGATCGCCGGAACGCTGGGGCTGTGCTTGTTCACGGCGGGCAGCATTTCCACCATCGGCGTCAACCCCAGCCGCACGCTGGCCGCCGCTTTGTTCAGCGGCACGGTGCTGGCGGCCTGGCCACATCTGCTGGGGCCGTTTGCGGGTGGTGCGTTGGCGACAGGACTGACCTATCTGCTGCGCGGCCCGCTTAACCCGCAGGAAGCCGAAACGGCCAACGGTAAGGCGGAGGAGGAGAACAGGCAGAAAAAGGGGAGGAGCAGTTCAGTTAAGTTTTGA
- a CDS encoding VIT1/CCC1 transporter family protein, which translates to MYRAVNSHRETHFTGSEMVRDIVIGMSDGLTVPFALAAGLSGAVASGHVVPIAGIAEMAAGSIAMGLGGYLAARSENESYISERAREEKEIDGKRDAETGEVRAVFQKYGLSGDALEAATTAITSNRTTWVGFMMKEALGLEEPDPKRALRSALTIGLAYIAGGIIPLTPYALNLTLSRALLLSVVLTLIALFAFGALKGRFTGSSVLKSAVQTMFVGAVASGAAFLIARLVSGSGRV; encoded by the coding sequence ATGTACAGAGCGGTCAACAGTCACAGAGAAACCCATTTCACCGGCTCGGAGATGGTGCGCGACATCGTGATCGGCATGAGTGACGGCCTGACCGTCCCTTTCGCACTGGCCGCCGGACTGTCGGGCGCAGTTGCCAGTGGACATGTGGTGCCGATCGCCGGGATCGCCGAGATGGCCGCTGGAAGCATTGCCATGGGCCTGGGTGGGTACCTGGCGGCCCGCAGCGAAAACGAGTCCTACATCTCGGAACGTGCCCGCGAGGAGAAGGAAATTGACGGGAAGAGAGATGCAGAGACCGGAGAGGTGCGGGCCGTGTTCCAGAAGTACGGGCTGAGCGGCGATGCACTGGAGGCGGCCACCACCGCCATTACCAGCAACCGCACGACCTGGGTCGGTTTCATGATGAAAGAAGCACTGGGCCTAGAGGAACCGGATCCGAAACGGGCATTGAGGTCAGCCCTGACCATCGGGCTGGCGTACATCGCGGGCGGCATCATCCCGCTGACGCCTTACGCGCTCAACCTGACGCTCAGTCGAGCGCTGCTGCTGTCGGTGGTCTTGACCCTCATCGCCCTATTTGCCTTCGGAGCGCTCAAGGGCCGCTTCACGGGTTCGTCGGTGCTCAAAAGTGCCGTTCAGACCATGTTCGTGGGTGCGGTGGCTTCCGGCGCGGCCTTCCTGATCGCGAGGCTGGTGTCCGGTTCGGGCAGAGTGTAG
- a CDS encoding NAD-dependent epimerase/dehydratase family protein — MVNATTQIHSAGSPPTSPVVLTGAAGRAGRAVLKHLLEHGFEVIAVDIQPILKPDGDFPGSLKASLRVDLTDLGQTLEVMQGAGSVIHLANIPAPDLQAPHHTFVQNVTMNHSVFTAATQLGLERVVWASSETTLGLPFDVPPQYAPVDEAHYPHPESSYALSKVVTETMAQDFSRHSGIPFVALRFSNILGPDEYRRFPELAWPSLHARKWNLWGYIDERDAALACHLALGAPLTGASSFIIAAADTVMPVPSRTLMEQVFPGVPLRESLDGFQTLLSIESARQLLGFEPQHRWRDTLDEYGADV, encoded by the coding sequence GTGGTAAACGCGACTACCCAGATACATTCAGCAGGGTCACCTCCAACCAGTCCAGTGGTGCTGACCGGTGCGGCAGGCCGGGCCGGACGCGCGGTTCTGAAGCATCTGCTGGAACACGGCTTTGAGGTCATTGCCGTGGACATCCAGCCTATCCTCAAGCCAGACGGCGATTTTCCCGGTTCACTCAAGGCTTCATTACGGGTCGATCTGACCGATCTGGGCCAGACGCTGGAAGTCATGCAGGGGGCGGGCAGCGTGATTCATCTGGCCAATATTCCTGCCCCTGACCTTCAGGCCCCACACCATACTTTTGTGCAGAACGTGACCATGAACCACAGCGTCTTCACGGCGGCCACCCAGCTCGGTCTGGAGCGGGTGGTTTGGGCGTCCAGCGAAACCACGCTGGGCTTGCCGTTCGACGTGCCGCCCCAGTACGCCCCGGTAGACGAGGCGCACTATCCACATCCGGAGTCGTCGTATGCGCTGAGTAAGGTGGTCACCGAGACGATGGCGCAGGATTTCTCACGCCATTCGGGCATTCCCTTCGTGGCCCTACGCTTTTCCAACATCCTGGGGCCGGACGAGTACCGCCGTTTTCCGGAGCTGGCCTGGCCGTCCCTGCACGCCCGTAAGTGGAATTTGTGGGGCTACATTGACGAGCGAGATGCCGCGCTGGCCTGCCATCTGGCTTTGGGTGCCCCGTTGACGGGGGCGAGCAGTTTCATCATCGCTGCCGCCGATACGGTGATGCCAGTGCCTTCACGCACGCTGATGGAGCAGGTCTTTCCGGGGGTGCCGCTGCGTGAATCGCTGGACGGCTTCCAGACCCTGCTCAGCATCGAGTCCGCCCGGCAGCTTCTCGGCTTTGAACCTCAACACCGCTGGCGGGATACGCTGGACGAGTACGGTGCAGACGTTTAG
- a CDS encoding aldo/keto reductase yields the protein MDYRHLGRTGLQVSPLCLGTMNFGPETSEQDSHKIMDAALAKGVNFFDTANVYGRQPGEGVTEQIVGRWLEHNPSNRERIVLATKVYGKMGDGPNDQKLSAYHIRKACEDSLRRLKTDHIDLYQMHHIHRATPWEEIWQAMEQLVREGKVLYVGSSNFAGWNIAQANTLAARRHFMGLVSEQSLYNLSARMIELEVIPACQALGLGLIPWSPLGGGLLGGALQKASEGRRASENMQKQIDKYRPQLEQYEALCKELSESPADVALAWLLHQPAVTAPIIGPRTAEQLDGALKAIEIKLSDETLKKLDDIWPGPGGQAPEAYAW from the coding sequence ATGGACTACCGTCATTTAGGCCGCACCGGCCTGCAAGTCAGCCCACTGTGTCTGGGCACGATGAACTTTGGCCCCGAAACCAGCGAACAGGATAGCCACAAGATCATGGACGCGGCACTGGCAAAAGGCGTCAACTTCTTCGACACCGCCAACGTATATGGTCGCCAGCCCGGCGAGGGCGTGACCGAGCAGATCGTGGGCCGCTGGCTGGAGCACAATCCTAGCAACCGTGAGCGCATCGTGCTGGCCACCAAGGTCTACGGGAAGATGGGCGACGGCCCCAACGATCAGAAACTCTCGGCGTACCACATCCGTAAGGCCTGCGAGGATAGCCTGCGCCGCCTCAAGACGGACCATATCGATTTGTACCAGATGCACCATATTCACCGGGCCACTCCCTGGGAAGAAATCTGGCAGGCGATGGAGCAACTGGTGCGCGAGGGCAAGGTGCTGTATGTGGGCAGCAGCAACTTCGCGGGCTGGAACATCGCGCAGGCCAATACGCTGGCCGCCCGGCGCCACTTCATGGGCCTAGTGTCCGAGCAGAGCCTGTACAACCTGTCGGCACGGATGATCGAGCTGGAAGTCATCCCGGCCTGTCAGGCGCTGGGGCTAGGCCTGATTCCCTGGAGTCCGCTGGGCGGCGGCCTGCTGGGCGGGGCTTTGCAAAAAGCCAGTGAAGGCCGCCGCGCCAGCGAGAATATGCAAAAGCAGATCGACAAGTACCGCCCGCAACTCGAGCAGTACGAGGCGCTGTGCAAGGAACTGAGCGAGTCCCCAGCGGATGTGGCGCTGGCCTGGCTACTTCACCAGCCAGCCGTGACCGCCCCGATCATCGGGCCGCGCACCGCTGAGCAACTGGACGGGGCGCTGAAGGCCATCGAGATCAAGCTGAGCGACGAGACGCTCAAAAAGCTGGATGACATCTGGCCCGGCCCCGGCGGACAGGCCCCCGAAGCCTACGCGTGGTAA
- a CDS encoding flavin-containing monooxygenase gives MPKSSESKIAKKSPKCLRLLSGLALIRQQRQQHTHVGVVARPDALRANRRFNLRKTADEQGLRPHIRFNTEMEEARWDEEEGLWRIRTSRGDFTTRVLISGHGPLIEPKWPDIPGMEDFEGERFHSAQWNHAVNLSGKRVAVIGTGASAIQFIPEIQPLVGQLSVFQRTPPWVMPRMDEAITPRRRELFRRYPVFQRLARQRVFLNAEVRHLGFSNPRVGALMEKFGHQHLEGRVADPELRRKLTPDYRLGCKRILVSDDDYPAIQQPNVELVTETITEIRGDEILTVDGQVRAFDVLIGGTGFNATQPPMARRIFGRGGLRLADAWDSHMEALHGTAVAGFPNFFLLVGPNTALGHNSIVYIIEAQIGYILRTLKYMDAAHLLSLEPTPEAQREYSDALQDKLRESV, from the coding sequence TTGCCCAAGTCGAGTGAATCGAAGATCGCCAAGAAATCCCCGAAGTGCCTCCGACTGCTTTCAGGCCTGGCCCTGATCCGTCAGCAGCGCCAGCAGCACACCCATGTCGGCGTGGTAGCCCGTCCAGACGCTCTGCGCGCCAATCGCCGCTTCAACCTCAGAAAAACTGCCGACGAGCAGGGCTTGCGCCCGCACATCCGCTTCAACACCGAGATGGAGGAGGCCCGCTGGGACGAAGAGGAAGGTTTGTGGCGTATCCGCACCAGTCGGGGCGATTTCACGACCCGCGTCCTGATCTCCGGTCACGGCCCCCTGATCGAGCCGAAATGGCCGGACATTCCGGGGATGGAAGATTTTGAAGGCGAACGCTTTCACTCCGCGCAGTGGAACCATGCTGTGAACCTGAGCGGCAAACGGGTGGCGGTGATCGGCACTGGGGCCTCGGCCATTCAGTTCATTCCTGAAATTCAGCCGCTCGTGGGACAGCTGAGCGTCTTTCAGCGCACGCCGCCTTGGGTGATGCCGCGCATGGACGAGGCCATCACGCCGCGCCGCCGCGAGTTGTTCCGGCGTTACCCAGTGTTTCAGCGCCTGGCGCGTCAGCGGGTGTTCCTGAACGCGGAGGTGAGGCATCTGGGGTTTTCCAACCCGAGGGTGGGCGCACTGATGGAGAAGTTCGGCCACCAGCACCTTGAGGGGCGGGTAGCAGATCCGGAGCTGCGCCGCAAACTGACGCCTGACTACCGTCTAGGCTGCAAACGCATCCTGGTCAGCGACGACGACTACCCGGCCATTCAGCAACCCAATGTGGAACTGGTGACGGAGACCATCACCGAGATTCGCGGCGACGAGATTCTGACAGTGGATGGCCAGGTTCGCGCTTTCGACGTGCTGATCGGCGGCACCGGCTTCAACGCCACGCAGCCGCCGATGGCGCGTCGGATATTCGGGAGAGGCGGCCTGCGTCTCGCGGACGCCTGGGACAGCCACATGGAAGCGCTGCACGGCACGGCAGTCGCTGGATTTCCGAACTTCTTTTTGCTGGTGGGGCCGAACACCGCGCTGGGCCACAACTCCATCGTGTACATCATTGAGGCACAAATCGGGTACATCCTACGGACGCTGAAGTACATGGACGCCGCGCACCTGCTGAGCCTGGAACCTACCCCAGAAGCGCAGCGCGAGTACAGTGACGCCCTGCAAGACAAGCTGCGCGAGTCGGTGTGA
- a CDS encoding hexameric tyrosine-coordinated heme protein: MTDMQTTQTAAQPQPAPASTSSSGLVPGNTLITATPDEGRVLAVRMAQLIIKFTQPDAKVRETIRPGYSTNAADLIAITHTVALEFATIAAANHYWRPLANLPQG; this comes from the coding sequence ATGACCGACATGCAGACGACCCAGACCGCCGCCCAGCCTCAGCCTGCTCCCGCTTCGACCAGTTCATCTGGCTTGGTGCCCGGTAACACCCTCATCACCGCGACGCCTGATGAGGGCCGGGTATTGGCCGTGCGGATGGCCCAACTGATCATCAAATTTACCCAACCAGACGCGAAGGTACGCGAGACCATCCGGCCCGGTTACTCCACCAATGCCGCCGATCTGATCGCCATCACGCACACTGTGGCGCTGGAATTCGCCACCATTGCTGCTGCAAATCACTACTGGCGTCCGTTGGCCAATCTGCCGCAGGGCTGA
- a CDS encoding alpha/beta hydrolase — protein sequence MNRSRFAALALSALLSSALAAPAGAVKNVVLVHGAYADGSGWAGVYRILSADGYTVTVVQNPLTSLEDDVAAVNRALARQDGPVVLVGHSYGGAVITQAGVDPKVVGLVYIAAFQPDVGESALQWAVSEPPAPENGTLPPDASGYSYYDVAKFHVGFATGLSDEQSAFMAASQIPVAAKALGTPLTQAAWNSKPSWGVVPMDDKSINPSIQRKMYARSKTDVTELPGGHTIYIAQSQAVADVIERAAQQLSQGK from the coding sequence ATGAACCGTTCCCGTTTCGCCGCGCTTGCCCTGAGCGCCCTGCTGTCCTCCGCACTGGCTGCACCTGCCGGAGCTGTCAAGAACGTTGTGCTGGTTCACGGCGCATATGCCGACGGCTCCGGCTGGGCCGGGGTCTACCGCATCCTTAGCGCGGACGGCTACACCGTCACGGTGGTGCAAAATCCGCTGACCTCGCTGGAAGACGACGTGGCTGCTGTGAACCGCGCCCTGGCCCGGCAGGACGGCCCGGTGGTGCTGGTGGGCCACTCCTACGGCGGAGCCGTCATCACCCAGGCCGGTGTCGATCCCAAGGTTGTGGGGCTGGTCTATATCGCGGCCTTCCAGCCTGACGTGGGTGAATCGGCCCTGCAGTGGGCGGTCTCGGAGCCGCCTGCGCCGGAGAACGGCACCCTGCCGCCCGACGCCTCGGGGTACTCGTATTACGACGTGGCCAAATTTCATGTGGGTTTTGCCACGGGCCTCTCCGACGAGCAGTCGGCTTTCATGGCCGCGTCCCAGATTCCGGTGGCCGCCAAGGCGCTGGGCACACCGCTGACCCAAGCGGCTTGGAACAGCAAGCCGTCGTGGGGCGTCGTGCCGATGGATGACAAGAGCATCAATCCGTCCATCCAGCGCAAGATGTACGCCCGCTCGAAGACCGACGTGACAGAACTGCCTGGCGGGCACACCATCTACATCGCCCAGTCCCAGGCTGTCGCCGACGTGATTGAGCGTGCAGCGCAGCAGCTCTCGCAGGGCAAGTAA